The Zea mays cultivar B73 chromosome 7, Zm-B73-REFERENCE-NAM-5.0, whole genome shotgun sequence DNA segment CGTGATCATCATCTCCGATGCTGAACCGGCCAtcgctgccgctgccgcctcccTTCACCAGCGGCAGGTACTGCGGCTCCTCGGGGTAGAGCTTCGCCATCTGGAGGTAGAACAGGACGACGAACACCACCGTGCCGGTGAGGTACCAGCTGAACTGGAGGTTGACGAGCGACTTGGCGCGGTCGAGCGCGTCGTCAGTGCGGCACCGGACGACGTCGTGCCCTTCCTCGAAGTTGAGGAAGCAGCCCTTGGGTATGAGCGCCGGCGTCCACAGCATGACGCCCATGACGACGAACCAGACGCCCTGGAACACGAGGCTGGCGGACCGGACCAGGCTCACCGCGAAGCTCCGCGGGTAGGGGATACCCAGCAGCGTGGTCGCGAGCGTGACGGCGATGGCCGTCTGCAGCAGCCAGTGGAACTGCCCCTCCACGCCCATGTGGTCCGCCGAGTGGAGGTGGAAGATGAGCAGCTGCTGCGCGAACGCCGCGGCGGCCACGAGCTGCGACACGGCGTCCCGCATGGGCGCCCTCGCCCTGTCCAGGTGGATGGTCACCGCCGCGAAGACGAGCAGCGCCAGCGAGATGGACGCGTGCTCGAAGTTGTGGAGGTGGTCGGACGGGATGGTGCCGTCGTCGTCGAACGGCTGGTGCTTCGCGGGGCCGATGACAAGCTCCATCAGGATGGACAGCACCGTGCCGATGATTATGAGTATGAGCTCCAGGTGCCGCACGCCCGGCACCGGGAACCAGACCGGGGCAGAGTACGAGCTCGGCCGCAGCAGGAACAGGCGGGTGTGGCTGAACAGCTGCCACAGGCCGATGAGGAGGAAGCCGGCGCCCGGCGCGACGTGCCCGACGAGGGTGCCCATGGCGTGTGCCGCCGCGCTGTGCCTTTTGCGTGCGACTGCGGAAGTGGACGACAGGGGAAGAAGTTGGTGGTGGCGTGTGGAGAGGGGAGGTTTGAAGGTTGATGGGCGAATATTGTGGGGGTTTAAGAAGGTCTGCAGGGTGTCTGGAGTGTTCGGAAGGTTTGAAGAGCACATTCGGATTTGAAACGTCTTTTGCATGTGTGTTCATCAGCAGTGAT contains these protein-coding regions:
- the LOC100272958 gene encoding uncharacterized protein LOC100272958, encoding MGTLVGHVAPGAGFLLIGLWQLFSHTRLFLLRPSSYSAPVWFPVPGVRHLELILIIIGTVLSILMELVIGPAKHQPFDDDGTIPSDHLHNFEHASISLALLVFAAVTIHLDRARAPMRDAVSQLVAAAAFAQQLLIFHLHSADHMGVEGQFHWLLQTAIAVTLATTLLGIPYPRSFAVSLVRSASLVFQGVWFVVMGVMLWTPALIPKGCFLNFEEGHDVVRCRTDDALDRAKSLVNLQFSWYLTGTVVFVVLFYLQMAKLYPEEPQYLPLVKGGGSGSDGRFSIGDDDHDDEDDVEAAKRGGFGHVVSGTRPVEIER